The proteins below come from a single Malus sylvestris chromosome 3, drMalSylv7.2, whole genome shotgun sequence genomic window:
- the LOC126615242 gene encoding protein disulfide isomerase-like 1-4: MASRLVLAFALSALLFFSHSVFCKESHPIDDDDEDLSFLEEPTDHGDDAPHYPDPDHYDEDNYDDLENYSDFDEGGDHEDSYKEPEVDEKDVAVLKAANFSDVVEKNRFVMVEFYAPWCGHCQALKPEYAAAATELKGEDVILAKVDATEENELSQEYGIEGFPTIFFFIDGVHKPYAGQRTKEGIVTWIKKKIGPGIQNLTTLEDAERILTAESKVVLGYLNSLVGPESDELAAASRLEDEVSFYQTVDPKVAKLFHLDAEVKRPVLVLLKKEAEKLSYFDGKFDKTAIAEFVFANKLPLVITFTRDNAPQIFESTIKKQLLLFASSKDSEKVLPDFQKAAQLFKGKLIFVYVETDNEDIGKPVSDYFGVTSEAPTVLGYTGNDDGRKFFLDGEVTIANLKAFGEDFIEDKLKPFYKSDPIPESNDGDVKIVVGNNFDEIVLDESKDVLLEIYAPWCGHCQSLEPIYNKLAKHLRGIDSIVIAKMDGTTNEHPRAKADGFPTLLFFPAGNKSFDPISVDSDRTVVAFYKFLKKNASIPFKLQKPASTPKSEGSAATESKGSGRAEDSKDEL; this comes from the exons ATGGCGAGTCGACTCGTTCTCGCGTTCGCACTCAGCGctctcctcttcttctcccACTCAGTTTTCTGCAAGGAATCGCACCCCATCGACGACGACGATGAGGATCTCAGCTTCCTCGAGGAGCCCACCGACCACGGCGACGACGCGCCGCACTATCCAGATCCGGATCACTACGACGAGGACAATTACGACGATCTCGAGAACTACTCCGATTTTGACGAGGGCGGCGATCATGAGGACTCGTACAAGGAGCCGGAGGTGGACGAGAAGGACGTCGCCGTTTTGAAGGCGGCGAATTTCAGCGATGTGGTGGAGAAGAACAGGTTCGTCATGGTCGAGTTCTACGCGCCGTGGTGCGGACACTGCCAGGCTTTGAAACCGGAGTACGCGGCGGCAGCTACCGAGCTCAAGGGGGAAGATGTAATTTTGGCCAAGGTCGACGCGACGGAGGAGAACGAGCTGTCGCAGGAGTACGGCATCGAGGGTTTCCCGactatcttcttcttcattgatGGCGTTCACAAGCCTTACGCAGGCCAAAGGACCAA GGAGGGGATTGTAACCTGGATTAAGAAGAAGATTGGACCTGGCATCCAAAACTTGACCACATTGGAGGATGCGGAACGCATATTGACTGCTGAAAGCAAAGTCGTTTTGGGCTACCTCAACTCTTTGGTG GGTCCTGAGAGTGACGAGCTTGCCGCTGCttcaagacttgaagatgaGGTGTCCTTTTACCAAACTGTAGATCCTAAGGTGGCAAAACTTTTCCATCTTGACGCTGAAGTTAAGCGCCCTGTTTTGGTCCTGCTAAAGAAGGAGGCTGAGAAACTAAGCTATTTCG ATGGTAAATTTGATAAGACTGCAATTGCGGAGTTTGTCTTTGCGAACAAGCTACCTCTGGTTATCACCTTTACCAGGGATAATGCCCCACAAATTTTTGAAAGTACCATCAAGAAACAG CTGTTGCTCTTTGCCTCTTCAAAAGATTCAGAGAAGGTTCTCCCTGATTTTCAAAAGGCTGCACAACTTTTCAAAGGAAAG CTTATCTTTGTATATGTGGAAACGGATAATGAAGATATCGGAAAGCCAGTTTCGGATTATTTCGGTGTCACTAGTGAAGCTCCAACA GTTCTTGGGTACACTGGAAATGACGATGGTAGGAAATTTTTTCTTGACGGAGAGGTGACCATAGCTAATTTAAAG gCTTTTGGGGAGGACTTTATTGAGGACAAGCTTAAACCTTTCTATAAGTCGGACCCAATTCCTGAAAGT AACGACGGGGATGTGAAAATAGTTGTTGGGAATAACTTTGATGAAATTGTCTTGGACGAGTCAAAGGATGTTCTTCTCGAG ATATATGCACCCTGGTGCGGGCATTGCCAATCTCTGGAGCCAATCTACAACAAGCTTGCCAAACATCTACGAGGCATTGACTCTATTGTTATAGCCAAGATGGACGGAACCACAAATGAGCATCCCAGGGCAAAG GCTGATGGGTTCCCTACACTTCTATTCTTTCCAGCGGGAAATAAGAGCTTTGATCCA ATTTCCGTAGACAGCGACCGCACAGTGGTGGCATTCTACAAATTCCTCAAGAAAAACGCATCAATCCCTTTCAAGCTCCAAAAGCCAGCCTCAACACCAAAATCCGAGGGTTCTGCCGCTACAGAGAGCAAAGGGAGCGGCCGCGCCGAAGACTCGAAGGATGAATTGTGA
- the LOC126615255 gene encoding early nodulin-20-like, which yields MSRFIELLSPLLLAFLLIQFSTAVSSSSSPEPSPTPSPQPGADSPAPPSPSPISLPPSPSNAPADSPIPSSPPAPPQSTPSPSPDSEPPSVPSDINHNNISADGDGEESSEGGMSTGKKAGIAFGVIVGVSLVGLGGFVYKKRQDNVRRSQYSYAARREIL from the coding sequence ATGTCGAGGTTCATCGAACTCCTCTCGCCTCTGCTTCTCGCTTTCCTCCTAATCCAATTCAGCACCGccgtttcttcttcctcttcgccAGAGCCCTCGCCGACTCCATCGCCGCAACCCGGCGCCGATTCACCTGCACCGCCATCTCCATCCCCGATTTCCCTCCCTCCATCTCCGTCGAACGCTCCGGCTGATTCACCAATTCCATCTTCTCCTCCCGCTCCGCCGCAATCGACTCCATCGCCGTCGCCTGACAGCGAACCTCCGTCGGTTCCTAGCGACATCAACCACAATAACATCAGCGCCGACGGCGACGGAGAGGAGTCATCCGAAGGAGGAATGAGCACGGGAAAGAAGGCGGGGATCGCGTTCGGAGTCATCGTCGGAGTCAGTTTGGTAGGGCTGGGAGGATTCGTGTACAAGAAGCGTCAAGATAACGTCCGTAGATCTCAGTACAGTTACGCCGCCAGGAGAGAGATTCTCTGA
- the LOC126615254 gene encoding uncharacterized protein LOC126615254, translating to MTPNCYMMLYQGGTDLKCQKVNFFLVDCGFANRRQFLAPFRGVRYHLQDFAGNDRDPVNANELFNLRHASLRNVVERIFGVFKSRFTIVKSAPPFPIKTQAKLVLAFAGLHNFLRKECRSDEFSIEQEDDESEDEENDDELGNQTQEQQRQIANAWRAGIATNMWTDVMSDSIQS from the exons ATGACTCCAAACTGTTACATGATGCTGTATCAAGGAGGAACGGACTTAAAGTGCCAGAAG gtaaatttttttcTAGTGGATTGTGGATTTGCAAATCGTCGTCAATTTTTAGCTCCGTTTCGAGGTGTTCGATATCATCTCCAAGATTTTGCTGGTAACGATCGTGACCCCGTAAATGCGAATGAGTTGTTCAATCTTCGACATGCTTCCTTGAGAAACGTAGTGGAGAGGATATTTGGTGTATTTAAATCTCGATTTACAATTGTTAAGTCCGCACCTCCATTTCCAATTAAAACACAAGCAAAGTTAGTGTTAGCTTTTGCAGGGTTGCACAACTTTCTTCGCAAAGAGTGCCGTTCTGATGAATTTTCAATCGAACAAGAAGATGATGAatctgaagatgaagaaaatgatgatGAACTAGGTAATCAAACTCAAGAACAACAACGACAAATTGCTAATGCATGGAGAGCTGGCATAGCTACAAATATGTGGACAGATGTTATGAGTGATAGCATTCAAAGTTGA
- the LOC126615240 gene encoding 4-hydroxy-3-methylbut-2-en-1-yl diphosphate synthase (ferredoxin), chloroplastic-like, which produces MATGAVPASFTGLKSRDSSFGFAKSMDFARVSDLKRFKSGRTRISVIRNSNPGSDIAELKPASEGSPLLVPRQKYCESIHKTVRRKTRTVMVGNVAIGSEHPIRIQTMTTTDTKDVAATVEQVMRIADKGADIVRITVQGRKEADACFEIKNSLVQKNYDIPLVADIHFAPTVALRVAECFDKIRVNPGNFADRRAQFEKLEYTEDDYQKELEHIEQVFTPLVEKCKKYGRAMRIGTNHGSLSDRIMSYYGDSPRGMVESAFEFARICRKLDYHNFVFSMKASNPVIMVQAYRLLVAEMYVQGWDYPLHLGVTEAGEGEDGRMKSAIGIGTLLQDGLGDTIRVSLTEAPEEEIDPCRRLANLGKRAADLQQGVASFEEKHRHYFEFQRRSGQLPIQKEGEEVDYRGVLHRDGSVLMSVSLDQLKTPELLYKSLATKLVLGMPFKDLATVDSILLRQLPPVDDADSRLALKRLIDVSMGVLTPLSEQLTKPLPNAMVLVNSKELSTGAYKLLPEGTRLVVSLRGDEPDEVLDILKGIDATMILHDLPFGEDKISRVHAARRLFEYLGDNALNFPVIHHIQFPSGIHGDDLVIGAGTNAGALLVDGLGDGLLLEAPDKDFDYLRNTSFNLLQGCRMRNTKTEYVSCPSCGRTLFDLQEISAQIREKTSHLPGVSIAIMGCIVNGPGEMADADFGYVGGAPGKIDLYVGKTVVKRGIEMEHATDALIQLIKDHGRWVDPPAEE; this is translated from the exons ttCCTAGGCAAAAGTATTGTGAATCCATACACAAAACTGTCAGGAGGAAAACGCGCACAGTTATGGTTGGAAATGTGGCTATTGGTAGTGAGCATCCCATAAGGATTCAAACAATGACCACAACTGACACAAAGGATGTTGCTGCTACAGTTGAACAG GTAATGAGAATAGCAGATAAGGGAGCAGATATTGTTCGGATAACAGTTCAAGGGAGGAAAGAAGCAGATGCttgttttgaaattaaaaattccCTTGTGCAGAAAAA TTATGATATACCTTTGGTGGCAGATATTCATTTTGCTCCTACTGTTGCACTGCGGGTCGCTGAATGCTTTGACAAAATTCGTGTCAACCCTGGAAATTTTG CTGATAGACGGGCCCAGTTTGAGAAGTTGGAGTACACGGAAGATGACTATCAGAAAGAACTTGAGCACATTGAGCAG GTTTTTACTCCATTGGTTGAAAAGTGTAAGAAGTATGGAAGAGCAATGCGTATTGGGACAAACCACGGGAGCCTTTCAGATCGTATAATGAGCTATTATGGGGATTCTCCTCGAGGAATG GTTGAATCTGCATTTGAGTTTGCAAGAATTTGCCGGAAGTTGGACTaccataattttgttttttcaatgaaAGCAAGCAACCCAGTTATCATGGTCCAGGCATATCGTTTGCTTGTAGCTGAAATGTATGTTCAAGGCTGGGATTATCCATTGCACTTGGGAGTTACTGAAGCTGGAGAAGGTGAGGATGGGCGAATGAAATCTGCAATTGGTATTGGAACCCTTCTTCAG GATGGCTTGGGTGATACAATTAGGGTTTCACTTACTGAAGCACCAGAGGAGGAGATAGATCCCTGCAGACGATTGGCCAACCTTGGTAAGAGAGCAGCGGATCTTCAGCAAGGAGTG GCTTCATTTGAAGAGAAGCACCGACATTATTTTGAATTTCAGCGTCGATCTGGTCAACTGCCAATACAAAAGGAG GGTGAAGAGGTGGATTATAGAGGTGTCTTGCACCGTGATGGCTCTGTTCTGATGTCAGTATCCCTTGACCAGTTGAAG ACACCAGAGCTCCTGTACAAGTCACTAGCAACAAAACTTGTTCTCGGAATGCCATTTAAG GATCTTGCAACCGTTGATTCAATCTTATTGAGACAACTTCCACCTGTTGATGATGCTGATTCT CGGCTAGCTCTCAAAAGGTTGATAGATGTAAGTATGGGTGTTTTAACACCCTTGTCAGAACAGCTAACAAAGCCATTGCCCAATGCCATGGTTCTGGTAAATTCGAAGGAGTTATCAACTGGTGCATACAAGCTTTTGCCagaag GTACACGGTTGGTGGTCTCATTACGTGGTGATGAACCTGATGAAGTGCTGGATATTCTCAAGGGCATTGATGCTACAATGATTCTCCATGATCTGCCCTTCGGTGAAGATAAAATAAGCCGAGTGCATGCTGCGAGGAG GCTATTCGAGTATCTGGGAGACAATGCTCTAAACTTCCCCGTAATACACCATATTCAGTTTCCGAGTGGAATCCATGG GGATGACTTGGTTATCGGTGCTGGTACCAATGCGGGGGCCCTTTTAGTAGATGGACTTGGAGATGGTCTTCTATTGGAAGCCCCAGACAAGGACTTTGATTACCTGAGAAACACATCTTTCAATTTACTACAAGGATGTAGAATGCGGAATACAAAGACG GAGTATGTTTCATGCCCATCCTGTGGCCGAACTTTGTTTGATCTTCAAGAAATAAGTGCACAAATACGAGAGAAGACATCACACTTGCCTGGCGTTTCG ATTGCGATCATGGGTTGCATTGTAAATGGACCCGGGGAGATGGCTGATGCAGACTTTGGGTATGTTGGTGGCGCTCCTGGAAAGATTGACCTCTACGTTGGGAAG ACGGTGGTGAAGCGTGGAATTGAGATGGAGCATGCAACCGATGCCTTGATCCAGCTAATAAAAGATCACGGCCGCTGGGTTGACCCTCCTGCGGAAGAGTAA